One Spinacia oleracea cultivar Varoflay chromosome 4, BTI_SOV_V1, whole genome shotgun sequence DNA segment encodes these proteins:
- the LOC110783386 gene encoding type II inositol polyphosphate 5-phosphatase 15 isoform X1: MDDHLEDDDSDVLLSTSSFPRTPKIFDRFDSSSSSDEDFSPSSSSGNHQNPNSTSSNVVVKTASKKLDYMIQFLDRKLSKANSNSFSNGGGTGGTAAGGGNSPLPEFVGSGGGTGIFKLPVRSAVRPDRPPCVEVRPHPRRETQVERGLRTIVCTDKQLWSGGESGVRCWELSEIFLSHDDDGGGGHGVCNCEGGVGGCVCTGEARPGDEMTARFRESAEVASEVVCMVGDEGERVVWSGHKDGRICCWRMDDGLKNGFRECLSWQAHKGPVLSMVMTSYGDLWSGSENGFIRIWPWEAIVKSLSLKAEERHMAILEAERSYVDLKSQVTINGVCYMFVSDVKYLLSDHSTAKVWSAGVFSIALWDARTRELLKVFNNDGQVESWLDTASLQDLTTEDEMKMRYIAALKEKPQASFGFLQRSRNAILGAADAVRRAAAKGGIGDDNRQNEAMVATVDGMVWTGCSSGLLVQWDGNGNRQQEFHYHPFGVLCLCTHGSKIWVGYSSGIVQVVDLEGNLLGSWVAHSSPVIKLGVGSAYIFTLAGHGGIRGWNITSPGPIDNLIRAELSGKEFLYTRMENLKILAGTWNVAEGRASYDSLISWLGCASSDTDVVVVGFQELEMGAGVLAMSAAKETVGLEGSAVGQWWLDTIGNILDEGSTFVRVGSRQLAGLLIAVWVRKSLEAHVGDVDAAAVPCGFGRAIGNKGAVGLQMRIYDRIICFVDCHFAAHLEAVNRRNADFDHVYRSMVFNRPSNINGAAGITPYLLLSSSVACFMYLSCFVYRSGLSLALCLAVGVSSTVQMVRSTNGMVSRSVDVTPDLSEADLVIFLGDFNYRLDGISYDEARDFISQRCFEWLRERDQLRAEMEAGRVFQGMREAIVRFPPTYKFERHQPGLAGYDAGEKKRIPAWCDRVLYRDSRTSSASECSLDCPVVCSITEYEACMDVTDSDHKPVRCKFNIDIARVDESVRRQEYCEIIESNPKVRSVLQELCRVPEIVVSTNNIILQEGGTSLLRITNKSTVDEAMFTIVCLGESTVDKDGLASNHSPRGAFGFPRWLQVTPAKGVIDPDRTLEVEVHSEEFQTLEEFVDGVPLNSWCEDARDKEIIMVVRVHGSCCTEVGNHRIRVRYSCLAKERRSKTKPENERKVQSNLLQRSNIQNLDTSLHVFDKLRKLSTP, from the exons ATGGATGATCACCTCGAAGACGATGACTCCGATGTACTCCTCTCCACTTCTTCATTCCCTCGAACTCCCAAAATCTTCGATCGATTCGATTCATCTTCCTCCTCCGACGAGGATTTctccccttcttcttcctccggcaatcaccagaaccctAATTCAACCTCCTCCAATGTCGTCGTCAAAACCGCTAGTAAGAAGCTCGATTACATGATTCAGTTCCTCGATCGGAAGCTCTCTAAGGCTAACAGTAACAGTTTCAGCAATGGCGGCGGTACCGGAGGTACCGCCGCTGGTGGAGGTAATTCTCCGTTGCCGGAGTTTGTAGGTTCGGGTGGAGGCACCGGGATTTTCAAGTTGCCGGTTCGGTCAGCGGTGCGGCCGGACCGGCCACCGTGTGTTGAGGTTAGACCGCATCCGAGGAGAGAGACTCAGGTAGAGCGTGGATTGAGGACGATTGTGTGTACTGATAAGCAGTTGTGGAGTGGGGGAGAGAGTGGAGTGAGGTGTTGGGAGTTGTCTGAGATTTTTTTGTctcatgatgatgatggtggtggtggtcacGGTGTTTGTAATTGTGAAGGTGGTGTTGGTGGTTGTGTGTGTACCGGTGAGGCACGGCCAGGGGATGAGATGACGGCGAGGTTTAGGGAGTCGGCGGAGGTGGCGTCGGAGGTGGTGTGTATGGTAGGTGATGAAGGAGAAAGAGTGGTGTGGAGTGGGCATAAGGATGGGAGGATTTGTTGTTGGAGAATGGATGATGGTTTGAAGAATGGGTTTAGGGAATGTTTGTCATGGCAAGCTCATAAAGGGCCTGTGCTTTCCATGGTTATGACATCATATG GTGATCTTTGGTCTGGCTCTGAGAATGGCTTTATTAGGATCTGGCCATGGGAAGCTATTGTGAAGTCTCTTTCCTTAAAAGCCGAGGAGAGACACATGGCTATCTTGGAAGCTGAGAGATCTTATGTTGATCTGAAGAGCCAAGTCACTATAAACGGTGTGTGCTACATGTTTGTGTCAGATGTGAAGTATTTGCTATCTGATCATTCCACGGCTAAGGTTTGGAGTGCTGGAGTTTTCTCAATTGCATTATG GGATGCACGAACCCGAGAGTTGCTGAAAGTCTTCAATAATGATGGTCAAGTGGAGAGCTGGTTGGACACCGCTTCGTTGCAGGATTTGACAACAGAAGATGAGATGAAGATGAGATATATAGCTGCTTTAAAAGAAAAACCTCAAGCTTCATTTGGTTTCTTGCAGCGTTCACGTAATGCCATTCTAGGCGCTGCTGATGCTGTTCGTCGAGCTGCAGCTAAGGGAGGAATAGGTGATGATAACCGGCAAAATGAAGCAATGGTTGCTACAGTAGATGGGATGGTATGGACAGGGTGCAGTAGTGGTCTTCTTGTGCAGTGGGATGGAAATGGCAATCGTCAGCAGGAATTCCATTATCATCCCTTTGGTGTTCTGTGTCTTTGTACTCACGGGTCCAAGATTTGGGTTGGTTATTCGAGTGGGATTGTTCAAGTAGTGGATCTCGAGGGAAATCTGCTTGGAAGCTGGGTGGCTCATAGTAGTCCTGTTATCAAATTGGGAGTTGGGTCTGCTTATATTTTTACTTTAGCAGGCCATGGTGGTATACGAGGATGGAATATAACATCTCCAGGGCCCATTGACAACCTGATTCGTGCGGAGTTAAGTGGCAAAGAATTTCTTTACACGAGGATGGAGAATTTAAAGATTTTGGCTGGCACTTGGAATGTTGCAGAAGGAAGGGCATCCTATGACTCACTCATTTCTTGGCTTGGCTGTGCATCATCAGATACTGATGTTGTTGTGGTTGGCTTTCAAGAGCTAGAAATGGGTGCTGGTGTTCTCGCAATGTCTGCTGCTAAGGAAACT GTGGGATTAGAGGGTAGTGCTGTTGGGCAATGGTGGCTTGACACTATAGGGAATATTTTGGATGAAGGTTCCACTTTTGTACGTGTTGGTTCACGGCAGCTGGCAGGTTTACTCATTGCTGTTTG GGTGAGAAAGAGCCTTGAGGCTCATGTTGGGGATGTTGATGCTGCTGCTGTACCGTGTGGCTTTGGGCGTGCAATTGGTAATAAG GGGGCAGTTGGCTTACAAATGAGAATCTATGATCGAATAATCTGTTTTGTCGACTGTCACTTTGCTGCACATTTGGAAGCAGTCAACCGTAGGAATGCCGACTTTGATCACGTGTATCGATCAATGGTATTCAATCGGCCGTCTAATATCAATGGTGCTGCCGGTATTACGCCATATCTTCTATTGTCTTCCTCGGTTGCCTGCTTCATGTATTTATCTTGCTTTGTTTATCGTTCTGGCTTGTCATTGGCCCTTTGTCTTGCAGTTGGAGTCTCATCTACTGTTCAAATGGTCCGCAGCACAAAT GGCATGGTCTCTCGTTCTGTTGATGTAACACCTGATTTATCAGAAGCAGACTTGGTTATTTTTCTTGGAGATTTTAATTACCGCCTTGATGGTATATCTTATGACGAAGCCAGAGATTTTATCTCTCAAAGATGCTTTGAATGGCTCAGAGAGAGGGATCAACTTCGAGCTGAGATGGAGGCTGGAAGAGTATTCCAAGGAATGCGTGAAGCCATTGTTAGGTTTCCTCCAACATATAAGTTTGAAAGACATCAACCTGGTTTAGCAG GTTATGATGCCGGTGAAAAGAAGCGTATTCCTGCTTGGTGTGACAGGGTCTTATATCGTGATAGCCGTACTTCCTCAGCATCAGAGTGTAGTCTTGATTGTCCAGTTGTCTGCTCAATTACAGA GTACGAGGCTTGCATGGATGTAACTGACAGCGATCACAAGCCTGTACGCTGCAAATTTAATATAGATATTGCTCGTGTTGATGAGTCAGTGAGAAGACAAGAGTACTGTGAAATTATTGAATCAAACCCAAAAGTCCGTTCTGTACTTCAAGAACTATGCAGAGTTCCAGAAATTGTTGTGAGTACAAACAACATAATTCTTCAAGAGGGTGGCACATCACTTTTGCGTATTACAAACAAAAGTACAGTTGATGAAGCTATGTTTACCATAGTATGTCTTGGCGAATCCACCGTCGACAAAGATGGATTAGCATCAAATCACAGTCCAAGAGGTGCTTTTGGCTTCCCACGCTGGCTCCAG GTAACTCCTGCAAAAGGAGTGATTGATCCAGATCGTACACTGGAGGTCGAAGTTCATAGCGAGGAGTTCCAAACCCTAGAAGAGTTTGTTGATGGTGTTCCTCTGAATAGTTGGTGTGAAGATGCTAGAGACAAAGAAATCATTATGGTGGTAAGGGTCCATGGAAGTTGTTGTACCGAGGTTGGTAACCACCGCATACGTGTCCGTTACAGTTGCTTAGCCAAGGAGAGAAGATCGAAAACTAAACCGGAGAATGAGAGGAAAGTCCAATCAAATCTTCTGCAAAGGTCAAACATCCAAAACCTCGATACTTCGCTTCACGTTTTTGACAAGTTACGTAAGCTTAGCACGCCTTGA
- the LOC110783386 gene encoding type II inositol polyphosphate 5-phosphatase 15 isoform X2 has protein sequence MDDHLEDDDSDVLLSTSSFPRTPKIFDRFDSSSSSDEDFSPSSSSGNHQNPNSTSSNVVVKTASKKLDYMIQFLDRKLSKANSNSFSNGGGTGGTAAGGGNSPLPEFVGSGGGTGIFKLPVRSAVRPDRPPCVEVRPHPRRETQVERGLRTIVCTDKQLWSGGESGVRCWELSEIFLSHDDDGGGGHGVCNCEGGVGGCVCTGEARPGDEMTARFRESAEVASEVVCMVGDEGERVVWSGHKDGRICCWRMDDGLKNGFRECLSWQAHKGPVLSMVMTSYGDLWSGSENGFIRIWPWEAIVKSLSLKAEERHMAILEAERSYVDLKSQVTINGVCYMFVSDVKYLLSDHSTAKVWSAGVFSIALWDARTRELLKVFNNDGQVESWLDTASLQDLTTEDEMKMRYIAALKEKPQASFGFLQRSRNAILGAADAVRRAAAKGGIGDDNRQNEAMVATVDGMVWTGCSSGLLVQWDGNGNRQQEFHYHPFGVLCLCTHGSKIWVGYSSGIVQVVDLEGNLLGSWVAHSSPVIKLGVGSAYIFTLAGHGGIRGWNITSPGPIDNLIRAELSGKEFLYTRMENLKILAGTWNVAEGRASYDSLISWLGCASSDTDVVVVGFQELEMGAGVLAMSAAKETVGLEGSAVGQWWLDTIGNILDEGSTFVRVGSRQLAGLLIAVWVRKSLEAHVGDVDAAAVPCGFGRAIGNKGAVGLQMRIYDRIICFVDCHFAAHLEAVNRRNADFDHVYRSMVFNRPSNINGAAVGVSSTVQMVRSTNGMVSRSVDVTPDLSEADLVIFLGDFNYRLDGISYDEARDFISQRCFEWLRERDQLRAEMEAGRVFQGMREAIVRFPPTYKFERHQPGLAGYDAGEKKRIPAWCDRVLYRDSRTSSASECSLDCPVVCSITEYEACMDVTDSDHKPVRCKFNIDIARVDESVRRQEYCEIIESNPKVRSVLQELCRVPEIVVSTNNIILQEGGTSLLRITNKSTVDEAMFTIVCLGESTVDKDGLASNHSPRGAFGFPRWLQVTPAKGVIDPDRTLEVEVHSEEFQTLEEFVDGVPLNSWCEDARDKEIIMVVRVHGSCCTEVGNHRIRVRYSCLAKERRSKTKPENERKVQSNLLQRSNIQNLDTSLHVFDKLRKLSTP, from the exons ATGGATGATCACCTCGAAGACGATGACTCCGATGTACTCCTCTCCACTTCTTCATTCCCTCGAACTCCCAAAATCTTCGATCGATTCGATTCATCTTCCTCCTCCGACGAGGATTTctccccttcttcttcctccggcaatcaccagaaccctAATTCAACCTCCTCCAATGTCGTCGTCAAAACCGCTAGTAAGAAGCTCGATTACATGATTCAGTTCCTCGATCGGAAGCTCTCTAAGGCTAACAGTAACAGTTTCAGCAATGGCGGCGGTACCGGAGGTACCGCCGCTGGTGGAGGTAATTCTCCGTTGCCGGAGTTTGTAGGTTCGGGTGGAGGCACCGGGATTTTCAAGTTGCCGGTTCGGTCAGCGGTGCGGCCGGACCGGCCACCGTGTGTTGAGGTTAGACCGCATCCGAGGAGAGAGACTCAGGTAGAGCGTGGATTGAGGACGATTGTGTGTACTGATAAGCAGTTGTGGAGTGGGGGAGAGAGTGGAGTGAGGTGTTGGGAGTTGTCTGAGATTTTTTTGTctcatgatgatgatggtggtggtggtcacGGTGTTTGTAATTGTGAAGGTGGTGTTGGTGGTTGTGTGTGTACCGGTGAGGCACGGCCAGGGGATGAGATGACGGCGAGGTTTAGGGAGTCGGCGGAGGTGGCGTCGGAGGTGGTGTGTATGGTAGGTGATGAAGGAGAAAGAGTGGTGTGGAGTGGGCATAAGGATGGGAGGATTTGTTGTTGGAGAATGGATGATGGTTTGAAGAATGGGTTTAGGGAATGTTTGTCATGGCAAGCTCATAAAGGGCCTGTGCTTTCCATGGTTATGACATCATATG GTGATCTTTGGTCTGGCTCTGAGAATGGCTTTATTAGGATCTGGCCATGGGAAGCTATTGTGAAGTCTCTTTCCTTAAAAGCCGAGGAGAGACACATGGCTATCTTGGAAGCTGAGAGATCTTATGTTGATCTGAAGAGCCAAGTCACTATAAACGGTGTGTGCTACATGTTTGTGTCAGATGTGAAGTATTTGCTATCTGATCATTCCACGGCTAAGGTTTGGAGTGCTGGAGTTTTCTCAATTGCATTATG GGATGCACGAACCCGAGAGTTGCTGAAAGTCTTCAATAATGATGGTCAAGTGGAGAGCTGGTTGGACACCGCTTCGTTGCAGGATTTGACAACAGAAGATGAGATGAAGATGAGATATATAGCTGCTTTAAAAGAAAAACCTCAAGCTTCATTTGGTTTCTTGCAGCGTTCACGTAATGCCATTCTAGGCGCTGCTGATGCTGTTCGTCGAGCTGCAGCTAAGGGAGGAATAGGTGATGATAACCGGCAAAATGAAGCAATGGTTGCTACAGTAGATGGGATGGTATGGACAGGGTGCAGTAGTGGTCTTCTTGTGCAGTGGGATGGAAATGGCAATCGTCAGCAGGAATTCCATTATCATCCCTTTGGTGTTCTGTGTCTTTGTACTCACGGGTCCAAGATTTGGGTTGGTTATTCGAGTGGGATTGTTCAAGTAGTGGATCTCGAGGGAAATCTGCTTGGAAGCTGGGTGGCTCATAGTAGTCCTGTTATCAAATTGGGAGTTGGGTCTGCTTATATTTTTACTTTAGCAGGCCATGGTGGTATACGAGGATGGAATATAACATCTCCAGGGCCCATTGACAACCTGATTCGTGCGGAGTTAAGTGGCAAAGAATTTCTTTACACGAGGATGGAGAATTTAAAGATTTTGGCTGGCACTTGGAATGTTGCAGAAGGAAGGGCATCCTATGACTCACTCATTTCTTGGCTTGGCTGTGCATCATCAGATACTGATGTTGTTGTGGTTGGCTTTCAAGAGCTAGAAATGGGTGCTGGTGTTCTCGCAATGTCTGCTGCTAAGGAAACT GTGGGATTAGAGGGTAGTGCTGTTGGGCAATGGTGGCTTGACACTATAGGGAATATTTTGGATGAAGGTTCCACTTTTGTACGTGTTGGTTCACGGCAGCTGGCAGGTTTACTCATTGCTGTTTG GGTGAGAAAGAGCCTTGAGGCTCATGTTGGGGATGTTGATGCTGCTGCTGTACCGTGTGGCTTTGGGCGTGCAATTGGTAATAAG GGGGCAGTTGGCTTACAAATGAGAATCTATGATCGAATAATCTGTTTTGTCGACTGTCACTTTGCTGCACATTTGGAAGCAGTCAACCGTAGGAATGCCGACTTTGATCACGTGTATCGATCAATGGTATTCAATCGGCCGTCTAATATCAATGGTGCTGCCG TTGGAGTCTCATCTACTGTTCAAATGGTCCGCAGCACAAAT GGCATGGTCTCTCGTTCTGTTGATGTAACACCTGATTTATCAGAAGCAGACTTGGTTATTTTTCTTGGAGATTTTAATTACCGCCTTGATGGTATATCTTATGACGAAGCCAGAGATTTTATCTCTCAAAGATGCTTTGAATGGCTCAGAGAGAGGGATCAACTTCGAGCTGAGATGGAGGCTGGAAGAGTATTCCAAGGAATGCGTGAAGCCATTGTTAGGTTTCCTCCAACATATAAGTTTGAAAGACATCAACCTGGTTTAGCAG GTTATGATGCCGGTGAAAAGAAGCGTATTCCTGCTTGGTGTGACAGGGTCTTATATCGTGATAGCCGTACTTCCTCAGCATCAGAGTGTAGTCTTGATTGTCCAGTTGTCTGCTCAATTACAGA GTACGAGGCTTGCATGGATGTAACTGACAGCGATCACAAGCCTGTACGCTGCAAATTTAATATAGATATTGCTCGTGTTGATGAGTCAGTGAGAAGACAAGAGTACTGTGAAATTATTGAATCAAACCCAAAAGTCCGTTCTGTACTTCAAGAACTATGCAGAGTTCCAGAAATTGTTGTGAGTACAAACAACATAATTCTTCAAGAGGGTGGCACATCACTTTTGCGTATTACAAACAAAAGTACAGTTGATGAAGCTATGTTTACCATAGTATGTCTTGGCGAATCCACCGTCGACAAAGATGGATTAGCATCAAATCACAGTCCAAGAGGTGCTTTTGGCTTCCCACGCTGGCTCCAG GTAACTCCTGCAAAAGGAGTGATTGATCCAGATCGTACACTGGAGGTCGAAGTTCATAGCGAGGAGTTCCAAACCCTAGAAGAGTTTGTTGATGGTGTTCCTCTGAATAGTTGGTGTGAAGATGCTAGAGACAAAGAAATCATTATGGTGGTAAGGGTCCATGGAAGTTGTTGTACCGAGGTTGGTAACCACCGCATACGTGTCCGTTACAGTTGCTTAGCCAAGGAGAGAAGATCGAAAACTAAACCGGAGAATGAGAGGAAAGTCCAATCAAATCTTCTGCAAAGGTCAAACATCCAAAACCTCGATACTTCGCTTCACGTTTTTGACAAGTTACGTAAGCTTAGCACGCCTTGA
- the LOC110783386 gene encoding type II inositol polyphosphate 5-phosphatase 15 isoform X3, whose protein sequence is MDDHLEDDDSDVLLSTSSFPRTPKIFDRFDSSSSSDEDFSPSSSSGNHQNPNSTSSNVVVKTASKKLDYMIQFLDRKLSKANSNSFSNGGGTGGTAAGGGNSPLPEFVGSGGGTGIFKLPVRSAVRPDRPPCVEVRPHPRRETQVERGLRTIVCTDKQLWSGGESGVRCWELSEIFLSHDDDGGGGHGVCNCEGGVGGCVCTGEARPGDEMTARFRESAEVASEVVCMVGDEGERVVWSGHKDGRICCWRMDDGLKNGFRECLSWQAHKGPVLSMVMTSYGDLWSGSENGFIRIWPWEAIVKSLSLKAEERHMAILEAERSYVDLKSQVTINGVCYMFVSDVKYLLSDHSTAKVWSAGVFSIALWDARTRELLKVFNNDGQVESWLDTASLQDLTTEDEMKMRYIAALKEKPQASFGFLQRSRNAILGAADAVRRAAAKGGIGDDNRQNEAMVATVDGMVWTGCSSGLLVQWDGNGNRQQEFHYHPFGVLCLCTHGSKIWVGYSSGIVQVVDLEGNLLGSWVAHSSPVIKLGVGSAYIFTLAGHGGIRGWNITSPGPIDNLIRAELSGKEFLYTRMENLKILAGTWNVAEGRASYDSLISWLGCASSDTDVVVVGFQELEMGAGVLAMSAAKETVGLEGSAVGQWWLDTIGNILDEGSTFVRVGSRQLAGLLIAVWVRKSLEAHVGDVDAAAVPCGFGRAIGNKGAVGLQMRIYDRIICFVDCHFAAHLEAVNRRNADFDHVYRSMVFNRPSNINVGVSSTVQMVRSTNGMVSRSVDVTPDLSEADLVIFLGDFNYRLDGISYDEARDFISQRCFEWLRERDQLRAEMEAGRVFQGMREAIVRFPPTYKFERHQPGLAGYDAGEKKRIPAWCDRVLYRDSRTSSASECSLDCPVVCSITEYEACMDVTDSDHKPVRCKFNIDIARVDESVRRQEYCEIIESNPKVRSVLQELCRVPEIVVSTNNIILQEGGTSLLRITNKSTVDEAMFTIVCLGESTVDKDGLASNHSPRGAFGFPRWLQVTPAKGVIDPDRTLEVEVHSEEFQTLEEFVDGVPLNSWCEDARDKEIIMVVRVHGSCCTEVGNHRIRVRYSCLAKERRSKTKPENERKVQSNLLQRSNIQNLDTSLHVFDKLRKLSTP, encoded by the exons ATGGATGATCACCTCGAAGACGATGACTCCGATGTACTCCTCTCCACTTCTTCATTCCCTCGAACTCCCAAAATCTTCGATCGATTCGATTCATCTTCCTCCTCCGACGAGGATTTctccccttcttcttcctccggcaatcaccagaaccctAATTCAACCTCCTCCAATGTCGTCGTCAAAACCGCTAGTAAGAAGCTCGATTACATGATTCAGTTCCTCGATCGGAAGCTCTCTAAGGCTAACAGTAACAGTTTCAGCAATGGCGGCGGTACCGGAGGTACCGCCGCTGGTGGAGGTAATTCTCCGTTGCCGGAGTTTGTAGGTTCGGGTGGAGGCACCGGGATTTTCAAGTTGCCGGTTCGGTCAGCGGTGCGGCCGGACCGGCCACCGTGTGTTGAGGTTAGACCGCATCCGAGGAGAGAGACTCAGGTAGAGCGTGGATTGAGGACGATTGTGTGTACTGATAAGCAGTTGTGGAGTGGGGGAGAGAGTGGAGTGAGGTGTTGGGAGTTGTCTGAGATTTTTTTGTctcatgatgatgatggtggtggtggtcacGGTGTTTGTAATTGTGAAGGTGGTGTTGGTGGTTGTGTGTGTACCGGTGAGGCACGGCCAGGGGATGAGATGACGGCGAGGTTTAGGGAGTCGGCGGAGGTGGCGTCGGAGGTGGTGTGTATGGTAGGTGATGAAGGAGAAAGAGTGGTGTGGAGTGGGCATAAGGATGGGAGGATTTGTTGTTGGAGAATGGATGATGGTTTGAAGAATGGGTTTAGGGAATGTTTGTCATGGCAAGCTCATAAAGGGCCTGTGCTTTCCATGGTTATGACATCATATG GTGATCTTTGGTCTGGCTCTGAGAATGGCTTTATTAGGATCTGGCCATGGGAAGCTATTGTGAAGTCTCTTTCCTTAAAAGCCGAGGAGAGACACATGGCTATCTTGGAAGCTGAGAGATCTTATGTTGATCTGAAGAGCCAAGTCACTATAAACGGTGTGTGCTACATGTTTGTGTCAGATGTGAAGTATTTGCTATCTGATCATTCCACGGCTAAGGTTTGGAGTGCTGGAGTTTTCTCAATTGCATTATG GGATGCACGAACCCGAGAGTTGCTGAAAGTCTTCAATAATGATGGTCAAGTGGAGAGCTGGTTGGACACCGCTTCGTTGCAGGATTTGACAACAGAAGATGAGATGAAGATGAGATATATAGCTGCTTTAAAAGAAAAACCTCAAGCTTCATTTGGTTTCTTGCAGCGTTCACGTAATGCCATTCTAGGCGCTGCTGATGCTGTTCGTCGAGCTGCAGCTAAGGGAGGAATAGGTGATGATAACCGGCAAAATGAAGCAATGGTTGCTACAGTAGATGGGATGGTATGGACAGGGTGCAGTAGTGGTCTTCTTGTGCAGTGGGATGGAAATGGCAATCGTCAGCAGGAATTCCATTATCATCCCTTTGGTGTTCTGTGTCTTTGTACTCACGGGTCCAAGATTTGGGTTGGTTATTCGAGTGGGATTGTTCAAGTAGTGGATCTCGAGGGAAATCTGCTTGGAAGCTGGGTGGCTCATAGTAGTCCTGTTATCAAATTGGGAGTTGGGTCTGCTTATATTTTTACTTTAGCAGGCCATGGTGGTATACGAGGATGGAATATAACATCTCCAGGGCCCATTGACAACCTGATTCGTGCGGAGTTAAGTGGCAAAGAATTTCTTTACACGAGGATGGAGAATTTAAAGATTTTGGCTGGCACTTGGAATGTTGCAGAAGGAAGGGCATCCTATGACTCACTCATTTCTTGGCTTGGCTGTGCATCATCAGATACTGATGTTGTTGTGGTTGGCTTTCAAGAGCTAGAAATGGGTGCTGGTGTTCTCGCAATGTCTGCTGCTAAGGAAACT GTGGGATTAGAGGGTAGTGCTGTTGGGCAATGGTGGCTTGACACTATAGGGAATATTTTGGATGAAGGTTCCACTTTTGTACGTGTTGGTTCACGGCAGCTGGCAGGTTTACTCATTGCTGTTTG GGTGAGAAAGAGCCTTGAGGCTCATGTTGGGGATGTTGATGCTGCTGCTGTACCGTGTGGCTTTGGGCGTGCAATTGGTAATAAG GGGGCAGTTGGCTTACAAATGAGAATCTATGATCGAATAATCTGTTTTGTCGACTGTCACTTTGCTGCACATTTGGAAGCAGTCAACCGTAGGAATGCCGACTTTGATCACGTGTATCGATCAATGGTATTCAATCGGCCGTCTAATATCAATG TTGGAGTCTCATCTACTGTTCAAATGGTCCGCAGCACAAAT GGCATGGTCTCTCGTTCTGTTGATGTAACACCTGATTTATCAGAAGCAGACTTGGTTATTTTTCTTGGAGATTTTAATTACCGCCTTGATGGTATATCTTATGACGAAGCCAGAGATTTTATCTCTCAAAGATGCTTTGAATGGCTCAGAGAGAGGGATCAACTTCGAGCTGAGATGGAGGCTGGAAGAGTATTCCAAGGAATGCGTGAAGCCATTGTTAGGTTTCCTCCAACATATAAGTTTGAAAGACATCAACCTGGTTTAGCAG GTTATGATGCCGGTGAAAAGAAGCGTATTCCTGCTTGGTGTGACAGGGTCTTATATCGTGATAGCCGTACTTCCTCAGCATCAGAGTGTAGTCTTGATTGTCCAGTTGTCTGCTCAATTACAGA GTACGAGGCTTGCATGGATGTAACTGACAGCGATCACAAGCCTGTACGCTGCAAATTTAATATAGATATTGCTCGTGTTGATGAGTCAGTGAGAAGACAAGAGTACTGTGAAATTATTGAATCAAACCCAAAAGTCCGTTCTGTACTTCAAGAACTATGCAGAGTTCCAGAAATTGTTGTGAGTACAAACAACATAATTCTTCAAGAGGGTGGCACATCACTTTTGCGTATTACAAACAAAAGTACAGTTGATGAAGCTATGTTTACCATAGTATGTCTTGGCGAATCCACCGTCGACAAAGATGGATTAGCATCAAATCACAGTCCAAGAGGTGCTTTTGGCTTCCCACGCTGGCTCCAG GTAACTCCTGCAAAAGGAGTGATTGATCCAGATCGTACACTGGAGGTCGAAGTTCATAGCGAGGAGTTCCAAACCCTAGAAGAGTTTGTTGATGGTGTTCCTCTGAATAGTTGGTGTGAAGATGCTAGAGACAAAGAAATCATTATGGTGGTAAGGGTCCATGGAAGTTGTTGTACCGAGGTTGGTAACCACCGCATACGTGTCCGTTACAGTTGCTTAGCCAAGGAGAGAAGATCGAAAACTAAACCGGAGAATGAGAGGAAAGTCCAATCAAATCTTCTGCAAAGGTCAAACATCCAAAACCTCGATACTTCGCTTCACGTTTTTGACAAGTTACGTAAGCTTAGCACGCCTTGA